Proteins found in one Coffea eugenioides isolate CCC68of chromosome 5, Ceug_1.0, whole genome shotgun sequence genomic segment:
- the LOC113771803 gene encoding putative OPA3-like protein CG13603, whose translation MILPVAKLGTLALKTICKPIARRIKKEATFHPQFRLFITNIAQANHRLTTTIQRQIYGHATDVAIRPLNEEKAVQAAADLLGELFVFARVIDFSTPWFDLLSICSVCQKLGATAAAAPPLPPPLVMDVVSCDSTISMNHVKECNL comes from the exons ATGATATTACCAGTAGCAAAGCTAGGAACACTTGCCTTAAAGACAATCTGCAAACCCATTGCTAGACGCATCAAGAAAGAGGCTACCTTTCACCCTCAATTTAGATTGTTCATCACCAATATTGCCCAG GCAAACCACAGATTAACAACAACTATACAGAGGCAAATTTATGGACATGCGACAGACGTTGCAATTCGCCCTCTGAATGAAGAAAAAGCTGTTCAAGCTGCTGCTGACCTGTTGGGTGAACTCTTTGTTTTTGCG CGTGTAATTGATTTTTCTACCCCGTGGTTTGACTTGCTCTCAATTTGCTCTG TTTGTCAGAAGTTAGGGgctactgctgctgctgctccCCCATTGCCTCCGCCACTGGTGATGGATGTTGTGAGTTGTGACTCAACTATATCCATGAATCACGTGAAAGAGTGCAACTTGTAG
- the LOC113771804 gene encoding putative disease resistance protein RGA3 gives MLISSDYKKDLPVISIVGMGGQGKTTLAQLVLKNDSVVKHFDKTIWVCVCDDFKVERLLNDMLQSLGGKSAETTTREALVRKLQENLKGKSCLLVLDDIWNDNREKWDRMRRCLLAIGGATGSKILATTRSDEVASAMQTSGLHHLGILSDDHSWMLFEKLAFADGGARKTQDLVDIGRRILKKCGGVPLAIKVIGGLLYSKKDASEWLKVEKNELWNESTNNEGGVMSVLRLSYDNLPSLPVKQCFASCSIFPKDTVMDKKNLIQIWMAQGLINDAMGGGHLQMEDIGSDYFNILLRSSLLQAAPEYGIEFCRMHDLVHDLSLQVSNNCFLNTEDGMVVSHDDEVMHLTVIQSRGKVLKNIEGIPPNLQTLYYFGGDGIMLEDILERSRYLSVLIVDCWFVTHLPIAVGDMKHLRHLDISRTKITVLPDSITKLYNLMTLKVYYLKEIPEKFSNLINLRHFECSSAMGQSCFFPGIGQLANLRTLPHFRISQAKGCQLEELECLRNLRGELKIFGLENVSSFESAAKANLSKKSSIQGLRLSWDGTKEDCDDNINSVMEGLQPHPNLKDLAISGFKGSRFPSWMVAKDRVTVLRNLVRLTLEELGKCEQVPPLGDLPCLESLEMVSLHNVKRIGAEFYGLDINARSSASCSSGTSNRDGKPVTLFPKLSRFVLRNMGSLEEWSDAMVPSNSSSSIKVFPSLRYLELGGFSDDLDHFPGPHSTTNLVSLESLGLYGWPKITSLPDQIQHLSTLGTLLLCRFEGLEVLPEWMGSLRNLRKLVTSNCSNLRQLPSAEAMRHLTNLNYLSITRCPLLAERCTKGSGAEWPKIAHIPRIHIYPLNKV, from the coding sequence ATGTTAATTAGCTCAGACTATAAGAAGGATTTACCTGTCATCTCAATAGTTGGGATGGGTGGGCAGGGTAAAACAACCCTTGCACAATTGGTGCTAAAAAATGACAGTGTAGTGAAGCACTTTGATAAAACAATatgggtgtgtgtgtgtgatgaTTTCAAAGTGGAAAGGCTGTTGAATGATATGCTTCAATCCCTCGGGGGAAAAAGCGCTGAGACGACAACCAGGGAAGCATTGGTGAGGAAGCTTCAAGAAAATCTGAAAGGAAAAAGTTGCTTGCTTGTGCTTGATGATATTTGGAATGACAATCGAGAGAAATGGGATCGCATGAGGAGATGTCTGTTGGCAATAGGGGGTGCTACAGGAAGCAAAATATTGGCTACCACACGTAGTGATGAGGTAGCCTCAGCAATGCAAACATCTGGTTTACATCATCTAGGCATCCTCTCAGATGATCATAGCTGGATGTTGTTTGAAAAACTAGCATTTGCAGACGGTGGTGCAAGAAAGACTCAAGATTTGGTGGACATTGGCAGAAGGATATTGAAAAAGTGTGGCGGCGTGCCATTAGCAATCAAAGTGATTGGGGGTTTGTTGTATTCCAAAAAGGATGCCTCGGAATGGTTGAAGGTTGAGAAGAATGAACTATGGAACGAGTCGACCAATAATGAAGGTGGAGTCATGTCGGTCCTGAGGCTGAGTTACGACAACTTACCTTCATTGCCAGTGAAACAATGCTTTGCAAGTTGTTCCATCTTCCCGAAGGACACTGTCATGGACAAAAAAAACTTGATACAGATTTGGATGGCCCAGGGATTGATTAATGATGCCATGGGAGGAGGTCATTTGCAAATGGAGGATATAGGCAGCGACTACTTCAACATATTGCTTCGGAGTTCTTTGTTGCAAGCTGCTCCTGAGTACGGAATCGAGTTCTGCAGGATGCACGACCTTGTGCATGATCTTTCATTGCAAGTGTCAAATAATTGTTTCTTAAACACAGAGGATGGCATGGTAGTCAGTCACGATGACGAAGTTATGCATTTGACCGTCATTCAGAGTCGAGGGAAGGTGTTAAAGAATATCGAAGGGATTCCTCCAAATTTGCAAACGCTTTATTATTTTGGGGGTGATGGTATCATGCTCGAAGACATCTTGGAAAGGTCTAGATATCTTTCTGTGTTAATAGTAGATTGCTGGTTTGTTACTCATCTCCCGATTGCAGTGGGTGATATGAAACATTTAAGACATCTTGATATCAGTCGAACAAAAATCACCGTTCTGCCAGATTCCATCACAAAGCTCTACAATTTGATGACCTTGAAAGTGTATTACTTGAAAGAGATACCTGAGAAGTTTAGCAATTTAATTAACTTGAGGCATTTCGAGTGTTCATCTGCTATGGGCCAATCATGTTTTTTCCCAGGGATTGGGCAGTTGGCTAATCTTCGGACGTTGCCCCACTTCAGGATAAGCCAAGCCAAGGGATGTCAACTTGAGGAGTTGGAATGCTTGCGCAACCTCCGAGGCGAGCTAAAAATTTTTGGACTTGAGAATGTGAGCAGCTTTGAATCCGCAGCAAAagcaaatttgtccaaaaaatCAAGCATTCAAGGTTTAAGACTTTCATGGGATGGCACGAAAGAAGATTGTGACGACAACATCAACAGTGTCATGGAAGGTCTCCAACCTCACCCAAACTTGAAAGATTTAGCCATTAGTGGTTTCAAAGGTTCAAGGTTTCCGTCGTGGATGGTGGCAAAGGATCGCGTGACGGTACTTCGGAATCTGGTACGCCTCACGTTGGAGGAATTGGGTAAGTGTGAACAAGTACCACCACTAGGGGACTTGCCTTGTCTCGAGTCCTTAGAGATGGTCTCCTTACACAATGTGAAGCGCATTGGGGCTGAATTCTATGGTCTCGATATTAATGCAAGGAGCAGCGCTTCTTGTAGTAGCGGCACTAGTAATAGAGATGGGAAACCAGTCACTCTGTTTCCGAAACTGTCGCGCTTTGTGCTTCGGAACATGGGAAGTCTAGAGGAGTGGTCAGATGCAATGGTTCCCTCGAATTCTTCTTCATCAATTAAGGTATTCCCTAGTCTCCGGTACTTGGAACTTGGTGGCTTCTCTGACGACCTTGATCATTTTCCGGGGCCACACTCCACCACCAATCTCGTCTCTCTGGAGAGTCTTGGATTGTATGGATGGCCAAAAATCACGTCTCTCCCAGACCAAATTCAGCATCTCTCTACCTTGGGAACTTTACTTCTTTGCAGGTTTGAGGGGTTGGAAGTTCTTCCAGAGTGGATGGGTAGCCTTCGGAATCTTCGAAAATTGGTGACTAGTAATTGCTCTAACCTCAGACAATTGCCCTCTGCAGAAGCAATGCGACACCTCACCAATTTAAATTATCTATCTATCACCAGGTGTCCTCTTTTAGCAGAGAGATGCACCAAAGGAAGTGGCGCAGAGTGGCCCAAGATTGCACATATTCCCCGTATTCATATCTATCCGTTGAACAAAGTTTGA